One window of the Pyxicephalus adspersus chromosome 5, UCB_Pads_2.0, whole genome shotgun sequence genome contains the following:
- the PP2D1 gene encoding protein phosphatase 2C-like domain-containing protein 1 encodes MKNLMLPTIVETLNTDVQNVDDKEDQISHIKDLWFTCCICQERINPCNILRHKQHHKAFSLLGYKRGDNPPVLSSLIIQKEQKISGIKASFKYKQRECQKINHSFEILKEKMLSLTPNINRMNMPLEATCQVYKMDINNDIVRSIAVCSEINASWQSEMEDSFAIFNNYGQRKNTCLVGIFDGYHGKSAACTTAVELPILLLDHMSVVDPSYKLTEEEKVFVSSYDTVFREEYKKTEENFTTEKRREAKDGNIEGIHVAHAKAFWRIDRMLQLGRGEGSKSRWSGCTAVTCLLDGRTSDKTEDVHNATQTHKTRLGMIHIANIGNLKAVLCRNGKSYCLTRDHSTRNSQEMQRVLKCGGSISANEDCGLIEGCSKVTRGLGFHGDPKLKTSIIPAPYTISIPVYSTCQFLILASSGLWEVFGECEVVTMVQNLLAAFSTHPPNTKPKDNTNENLQEHNMQEKNNVEVSDYLEDENKRFEILGSVSDCENRTEKSNNANILLTDDVRSEATAYVCQQIIKAAVLAGSQQNITIGLILLPGCVQAKL; translated from the exons ATGAAGAACTTAATGTTGCCAACTATTGTAGAAACATTGAACACTGATGTGCAGAATGTAGATGATAAAGAAGACCAAATATCTCATATTAAGGATTTATGGTTTACTTGCTGTATATGCCAAGAACGCATCAACCCGTGTAACATTTTACGCCACAAACAACACCATAAAGCTTTTTCTTTACTGGGCTATAAAAGAGGTGACAATCCGCCAGTCCTTTCCAGCCTCATCatccaaaaagaacaaaaaatatctgGTATCAAGGcatcttttaaatataaacagagaGAATGCCAAAAGATTAATCACTcctttgaaattttaaaagaaaaaatgctttccTTAACACCAAATATTAATAGAATGAACATGCCTTTAGAAGCAACGTGTCAAGTTTATAAAATGGATATAAACAATGATATTGTAAGATCTATTGCTGTTTGTTCCGAAATAAATGCGTCTTGGCAAAGTGAGATGGAAGACtcatttgccatttttaataactatggacaaagaaaaaatacctgTTTAGTTGGCATTTTCGATGGCTATCATGGAAAATCAGCAGCGTGTACTACAGCAGTGGAGCTTCCCATTTTATTATTAGATCATATGTCAGTAGTAGATCCATCATATAAACTGACTGAAGAAGAAAAGGTCTTTGTTAGTTCTTATGATACAGTCTTTAGGGAGGAGTACAAGAAAACAGAGGAAAATTTCACaacagagaaaagaagagaagctAAAGATGGTAATATTGAAGGTATACATGTAGCACATGCTAAAGCTTTCTGGCGCATAGATAGAATGTTGCAGTTAGGAAGAGGAGAGGGATCAAAGTCACGGTGGAGTGGGTGCACTGCTGTCACCTGTCTATTGGATGGGCGTACCAGTGACAAGACAGAAGATGTGCACAAtgcaacacaaacacacaaaacaagacTTGGCATGATACATATAGCTAATATTG GAAACCTCAAAGCAGTTTTATGCAGGAATGGTAAAAGTTACTGCCTTACTAGAGATCACAGCACTCGCAATTCTCAAGAAATGCAACGAGTCCTTAAATGTGGTGGATCTATCAGCGCTAACGAGGACTGTGGGTTAATTGAGGGATGCAGCAAAGTTACTAGAGGACTTGGTTTCCATGGTGACCCAAAACTGAAGACTTCAATCATCCCAGCACCTTACACAATTTCTATTCCAGTTTATAGCACGTGCCAGTTTCTCATTCTTGCATCAAGTGGCTTGTGGGAAGTGTTTGGAGAATGTGAAGTTGTCACAATGGTACAGAACctacttgcagcattttcaacGCACCCACCTAACACTAAACCAAAAGATAACACCAATGAAAACCTTCAAGAACATaacatgcaggaaaaaaataacgTAGAGGTGTCTGATTATCTTgaagatgaaaataaaagatttgaaaTTTTAGGCAGCGTTTCAGATTgtgaaaacagaacagaaaagtcTAACAATGCTAACATTCTCCTAACAGATGACGTACGCAGTGAGGCTACAGCTTATGTTTGTCAGCAGATTATAAAGGCTGCTGTATTAGCAGGATCCCAGCAAAACATTACAATAGGTCTTATACTTCTACCTGGATGTGTCCAAGCTAAATTGTAG
- the RAB5A gene encoding ras-related protein Rab-5A: MANRGGATRPNGPNAGNKICQFKLVLLGESAVGKSSLVLRFVKGQFHEFQESTIGAAFLTQTVCLDDTTVKFEIWDTAGQERYHSLAPMYYRGAQAAIVVYDITNEESFARAKNWVKELQRQASPNIVIALSGNKADLASKRAVDFQEAQAYADDNSLLFMETSAKTSANVNEIFMAIAKKLPKTEPQTSGGNTARGRGVDLTETAQPSKSQCCSN, encoded by the exons ATGGCTAATCGAGGAGGAGCCACAAGACCTAATGGACCAAATGCCGGAAATAAAATCTGTCAGTTCAAGTTAGTCCTCCTAGGAGAATCTGCAGTTGGCAAATCTAGCCTAGTGTTGCGCTTCGTAAAAGGACAGTTTCATGAATTCCAAGAAAGCACAATTGGAG CGGCATTTCTTACTCAGACTGTCTGCCTTGATGATACAACAGTAAAGTTTGAAATCTGGGACACAGCTGGCCAAGAACGATATCACAGCCTAGCTCCAATGTACTACAGAGGAGCTCAAGCTGCAATAGTTGTATATGACATCACAAATGAG GAATCATTTGCAAGAGCGAAGAACTGGGTGAAAGAGCTTCAGAGACAAGCCAGTCCCAATATTGTGATAGCTTTGTCTGGTAACAAAGCCGATCTTGCTTCCAAGCGTGCTGTGGACTTTCAG gaGGCTCAAGCTTATGCAGATGATAACAGCTTGTTGTTTATGGAGACTTCAGCCAAGACATCTGCAAACGTGAATGAAATATTTATGGCAATAG CTAAAAAGCTTCCCAAAACGGAACCACAGACAAGCGGAGGCAACACGGCCAGAGGAAGAGGAGTAGACCTTACCGAAACTGCACAGCCTAGCAAAAGTCAATGCTGTAGTAACTAA